The Nitrosopumilus sp. b3 sequence CTGTCTCCTCAAATACTGAAACTCCGCAAATGGCATCTGAAAAACCAAAAAGTGATGATTCTAAGTTAGCCGCACTAGAATCTGAATTAGAAAAATGCTCTGAAATTAAAGTAGGTTACAAAAGAATTGATTGCCAAAAACCACTGAAAAAAGCAATCACTCTTTACGAACATCAAACCAATGCAGAAAAATTTGAGATTGGTCCAATTACATATTATTGGTATGGAATTGGTTCCGAGGGAAATGAATTTGAGATTACTCCTACTGGTCAACCTATTTTATCAATTCGAATGCTAGCTGAAAATACTAGTTCTGAAATTACAGCAATGCACTGTACTAGTCCTTCGATATGCAGCTATGATGTTTGGGATGGAACTAAAGCCTTCAAATACTCTGGAATGGATTTTACGAGTGGTGAAATTGTATTGAATCCTGGTGATTCAAGAGAGTTTAACATTCTCTTTGGACCAAATATTGGATATGGTGGTACTGAGTTTGAGTATGATCCATCAAAGACATATTATTTTAGAATTAATGAAAATTTTGGAAGTGTTGACATTCCCTTAGAATTAAAGTAATCCTATCAAATTCATTCAAATTACTGTTGAGTACTGTCTTGATGATAGAGATTAAATGCAGGATTTTAATAATTACTGACTATGGGTGATTCTGAAAATGTTTTTTCTACTTATGGGCTTTACACAATTAAAGAAAAAGCAGAGTTTTCATTTATTGGAGTTACAATAAAAATTGAGAAAATTGGCGAACATGTTTATTCATATTATAGAAAAGACACTGAAGATAATCTTCTTAAAAAAGTTATTCCTGTCACATCATCTGAACTAACTATTGAAATATCTCCAATAAGACCACTGAATTATCCTGCTAAACGAGCCGCACATGTGTATCTGGATTTTGAAACCCCTATTTTTTTATCAGAAGGCTCTGCAGCAAGCGTTTTTGTTAGATGTCCTGTTGAAATTGGTATCTTTCTAGTTCATGATGGACACAAGGATTCACTAGATTGGGTTGATTGTAAACCATTCAATTCCCGTTTTTGTCTATATGGTTCTCCTGAATCTGGAACTCTTTGTAAATATGCTCCATCAGAAATAGTCGATTCATATGATGATTCTACTCCGTTTACCGATGGGATTTTAAAAGTTGATCTTAAAAATGATTTAGAAAAAGGATTGACGATTTCTAAAATTGTCTTTGCCGCCAATGATGTCTCTGTATATTATAAAAACTCAAAAGCAATGTTTGATTCCCTAAAAGTTGTGTTAAAGAAAAAACTCACTCTTGAAATTCTTGATGTTACAACTCAACCAATTGAAACAGATTGGATAAAATCCCCAACATTTGAAAAAGTTGAAAGCATTAAACGCGTGGATATGGGTATTGAATAATGCCTTTTGAATTTTTACAAAATCTAGAGGCAATAGAAATCGCTGGTGGCTTAACCGTTCTTTCACTTCTCATTGGAGGAATAATTATGGGCGTTGGAATAATAATTGCACGAACTTTTAGATTATTATTTACAAAATACTATGCACCTAAACTTGCACAGGACTCTGCAAAAAATCTGGGCAAATTAATCTATTTTGGAATAATAATACTGGCATTTTTAGTTTTTACATCAACTACCGGTGTTGATTTCTCTGGATTGCTTGTTGCAGGTGGAATCTTTGGAATTGTAATTGGATTTGCAACACAGTCTGTTGTTTCAAATTTAATTTC is a genomic window containing:
- a CDS encoding peptidase, which produces MKIAITAIAAILLVASTASLTYAEGVPAWVKNNAGWWADGTIAESEFISAIEFLIKDGIIVVPPTTVSSESAEGVPAWVKNSAGWWADGTISDGEFVNGIQHLIKTGLISVSSNTETPQMASEKPKSDDSKLAALESELEKCSEIKVGYKRIDCQKPLKKAITLYEHQTNAEKFEIGPITYYWYGIGSEGNEFEITPTGQPILSIRMLAENTSSEITAMHCTSPSICSYDVWDGTKAFKYSGMDFTSGEIVLNPGDSREFNILFGPNIGYGGTEFEYDPSKTYYFRINENFGSVDIPLELK
- a CDS encoding DUF432 domain-containing protein; amino-acid sequence: MGDSENVFSTYGLYTIKEKAEFSFIGVTIKIEKIGEHVYSYYRKDTEDNLLKKVIPVTSSELTIEISPIRPLNYPAKRAAHVYLDFETPIFLSEGSAASVFVRCPVEIGIFLVHDGHKDSLDWVDCKPFNSRFCLYGSPESGTLCKYAPSEIVDSYDDSTPFTDGILKVDLKNDLEKGLTISKIVFAANDVSVYYKNSKAMFDSLKVVLKKKLTLEILDVTTQPIETDWIKSPTFEKVESIKRVDMGIE